A genomic region of Homo sapiens chromosome 4, GRCh38.p14 Primary Assembly contains the following coding sequences:
- the NPY1R gene encoding neuropeptide Y receptor type 1 isoform X1 — MNSTLFSQVENHSVHSNFSEKNAQLLAFENDDCHLPLAMIFTLALAYGAVIILGVSGNLALIIIILKQKEMRNVTNILIVNLSFSDLLVAIMCLPFTFVYTLMDHWVFGEAMCKLNPFVQCVSITVSIFSLVLIAVERHQLIINPRGWRPNNRHAYVGIAVIWVLAVASSLPFLIYQVMTDEPFQNVTLDAYKDKYVCFDQFPSDSHRLSYTTLLLVLQYFGPLCFIFICYFKIYIRLKRRNNMMDKMRDNKYRSSETKRINIMLLSIVVAFAVCWLPLTIFNTVFDWNHQIIATCNHNLLFLLCHLTAMISTCVNPIFYGFLNKNFQRDLQFFFNFCDFRSRDDDYETIAMSTMHTDVSKTSLKQASPVAFKKINNNDDNEKI; from the exons ATGAATTCAACATTATTTTCCCAGGTTGAAAATCATTCAGTCCACTCTAATTTCTCAGAGAAGAATGCCCAGCTTCTGGCTTTTGAAAATGATGATTGTCATCTGCCCTTGGCCATGATATTTACCTTAGCTCTTGCTTATGGAGCTGTGATCATTCTTGGTGTCTCTGGAAACCTGGCCTTGATCATAATCATCTTGAAACAAAAGGAGATGAGAAATGTTACCAACATCCTGATTGTGAACCTTTCCTTCTCAGACTTGCTTGTTGCCATCATGTGTCTCCCCTTTACATTTGTCTACACATTAATGGACCACTGGGTCTTTGGTGAGGCGATGTGTAAGTTGAATCCTTTTGTGCAATGTGTTTCAATCACTGTGTCCATTTTCTCTCTGGTTCTCATTGCTGTGGAACGACATCAGCTGATAATCAACCCTCGAGGGTGGAGACCAAATAATAGACATGCTTATGTAGGTATTGCTGTGATTTGGGTCCTTGCTGTGgcttcttctttgcctttcctGATCTACCAAGTAATGACTGATGAGCCGTTCCAAAATGTAACACTTGATGCGTACAAAGACAAATACGTGTGCTTTGATCAATTTCCATCGGACTCTCATAGGTTGTCTTATACCACTCTCCTCTTGGTGCTGCAGTATTTTGGTccactttgttttatatttatttgctacTTCAAG ATATATATACGCCTAAAAAGGAGAAACAACATGATGGACAAGATGAGAGACAATAAGTACAGGTCCAGTGAAAccaaaagaatcaatatcatgctGCTCTCCATTGTGGTAGCATTTGCAGTCTGCTGGCTCCCTCTTACCATCTTTAACACTGTGTTTGATTGGAATCATCAGATCATTGCTACCTGCAACCACAATCTGTTATTCCTGCTCTGCCACCTCACAGCAATGATATCCACTTGTGTCAACCCCATATTTTATGGGTTCCTGAACAAAAACTTCCAGAGAGACTTGCAGTTCTTCTTCAACTTTTGTGATTTCCGGTCTCGGGATGATGATTATGAAACAATAGCCATGTCCACGATGCACACAGATGTTTCCAAAACTTCTTTGAAGCAAGCAAGCCCAGtcgcatttaaaaaaatcaacaacaatgATGATAATGAAAAAATCTGA